In Bacteroidales bacterium, the following proteins share a genomic window:
- the secA gene encoding preprotein translocase subunit SecA codes for MPSFLKQLLGSKSDRDIKAIKPVIQNIHIAYEAISQLSNDGLRAKTQEFRERIKEYLKEDEEEITRLKDQAENDESVSIEAKEDIYQEIDRLEKKLYDKTQEILNEILPEAFAVIKETAKRFVEHDKVEVTATEMDGDLAAHYDSINVSGGKAYYNTSWIAGGSLIRWDMVHYDVQLIGGMVLHQGKIAEMATGEGKTLVATLPVYLNALPGKGVHIVTVNDYLARRDSEWMGMMFLFHGITVDCIDKHEPNSDSRRKAYLADITYGTNNEFGFDYLRDNMTSTPEELVQRPHNYAIVDEVDSVLIDDARTPLIISGPTPKGENQEFITFRPNVQKVYSAQKNLITTILSDAKKLLSQEPLSPENEKEGGKLLLRAHHGLPRNKALIKFLSEPGMRALMQKTENFYMSEQSKHMHIIDDELFFVIDEKNNSVDLTEKGIDLITAGTDDSHFFILPDIGSEIAELEKSHLSENERLIRKNELLQDYELKSDRVHTVTQLLKAYTLFEIDVEYVVMDNKIKIVDEQTGRILEGRRYSDGLHQAIEAKENVKVEAATQTYATITLQNYFRMYKKLAGMTGTAETEAGELWDIYKLDVVVIPTNRPVVRKDMEDLVYKTKREKYNAVIQEIDNLINNGRPVLVGTTSVEISELLSKMLRLRKINHNVLNAKLHQKEADIVAEAGYAGTVTIATNMAGRGTDIKLKEGVKEAGGLAIIGTERHESRRVDRQLRGRSGRQGDPGSSQFFVSLEDDLMRLFGSERIARIMDRLGLKEGEVIQHSMISKSIERAQKKVEENNFGIRKRLLEYDDVMNSQREVIYRKRRHALHGDRLAIDIANMFYDVCENIVNDHQGQRDFESFKIDILRNFRIDSPFNEKEFFGGNAEQLTERLYELAFTTYQKKSEIISGESYPIIKDVYENNPRRYENIAIPITDGTKTMQVVANLRRSYENKGKEVSLSIEKGITLAIIDNEWKEHLREMDDLKQSVQSATYEQKDPLLIYKFESYQLFKKMIQKVNKEIVSFLVKASLPLREPEQIQEAHQSRTDMSNLKLGRDEGMEQARRQQTGETQRSQPVKAEKKVGRNDPCPCGSGKKFKNCHGVGQ; via the coding sequence ATGCCTAGTTTTTTAAAACAACTGCTCGGAAGCAAATCAGACCGTGATATCAAAGCAATAAAACCTGTCATTCAAAATATCCATATTGCTTATGAAGCCATTTCGCAACTGAGTAATGACGGATTGAGAGCGAAAACACAAGAATTCCGTGAACGGATAAAAGAATACCTGAAGGAAGACGAAGAAGAAATAACGCGCCTGAAAGATCAGGCTGAAAATGATGAAAGTGTCAGCATTGAAGCAAAAGAAGATATTTATCAGGAGATAGACCGTCTTGAAAAAAAGTTGTACGACAAAACACAGGAAATCCTGAACGAAATATTACCTGAAGCTTTTGCCGTTATTAAAGAAACAGCCAAACGCTTTGTTGAGCATGACAAAGTGGAAGTTACTGCAACAGAAATGGACGGCGACCTCGCTGCCCACTACGACAGTATTAATGTGTCCGGTGGCAAGGCCTATTACAACACTTCCTGGATAGCCGGCGGCAGCTTGATACGCTGGGATATGGTACACTACGACGTACAGCTCATCGGCGGTATGGTGCTCCACCAGGGGAAAATTGCTGAAATGGCTACCGGTGAAGGAAAAACTCTTGTGGCAACACTGCCGGTTTATCTCAATGCTTTGCCGGGAAAAGGAGTACACATTGTTACGGTAAACGACTATCTCGCCCGCCGCGACTCCGAGTGGATGGGCATGATGTTCCTGTTCCACGGGATTACAGTTGACTGTATAGACAAACATGAGCCCAACTCCGATTCACGCCGCAAGGCTTACCTGGCAGATATCACCTACGGCACCAACAATGAATTCGGTTTCGACTACCTGCGCGACAACATGACCAGCACTCCCGAAGAACTTGTACAACGCCCGCACAACTACGCTATCGTGGATGAGGTTGACTCCGTTTTGATTGACGATGCCCGTACCCCTCTTATCATTTCAGGGCCGACACCCAAAGGTGAAAACCAGGAATTCATCACCTTTCGCCCTAATGTACAGAAAGTATATAGTGCCCAGAAAAACCTGATAACAACTATACTCTCTGATGCCAAAAAGCTTTTATCGCAGGAACCCCTAAGCCCTGAAAATGAAAAAGAAGGAGGTAAACTCCTGTTAAGGGCACACCATGGCCTACCAAGAAACAAAGCCCTCATTAAATTCCTCAGCGAACCGGGCATGAGAGCCCTGATGCAAAAGACCGAGAATTTTTACATGTCCGAACAGAGCAAGCACATGCATATCATTGACGATGAACTGTTTTTTGTCATTGACGAAAAAAACAACTCTGTGGACCTCACAGAAAAAGGTATTGACCTTATCACAGCTGGCACTGATGATTCGCATTTTTTTATACTCCCCGATATCGGAAGCGAAATAGCAGAACTCGAGAAATCCCACCTTTCCGAAAACGAAAGGCTCATAAGAAAAAACGAACTGCTGCAGGATTATGAATTAAAATCCGACCGTGTCCACACCGTCACACAACTGCTGAAAGCATATACACTTTTTGAAATTGACGTTGAATATGTGGTGATGGACAACAAGATAAAAATTGTTGACGAGCAGACAGGCCGTATCCTCGAAGGCAGGCGTTATTCCGACGGGCTGCACCAGGCCATAGAGGCAAAAGAAAATGTGAAAGTCGAAGCAGCCACACAAACATACGCCACCATCACCCTGCAGAACTATTTCCGTATGTATAAAAAATTGGCCGGTATGACAGGTACTGCTGAAACAGAAGCTGGCGAGCTGTGGGACATTTACAAGCTTGACGTGGTTGTCATCCCTACTAACAGACCTGTGGTACGTAAAGATATGGAAGACTTGGTGTACAAAACCAAACGTGAAAAGTACAATGCCGTCATTCAGGAGATAGATAACCTGATTAACAACGGGCGACCGGTACTTGTGGGAACCACTTCCGTAGAAATTTCAGAGTTGCTGAGCAAAATGCTTCGCCTGAGAAAAATCAATCATAATGTTTTAAATGCAAAGTTGCACCAGAAAGAAGCAGATATTGTTGCCGAAGCCGGTTATGCCGGAACTGTAACAATAGCCACCAACATGGCCGGCCGAGGTACCGACATCAAGCTGAAGGAAGGCGTGAAAGAAGCCGGAGGTCTCGCCATCATTGGCACAGAACGACATGAGTCGCGGCGTGTTGACAGGCAGCTGCGCGGACGTTCCGGACGCCAGGGCGACCCGGGAAGTTCACAGTTTTTTGTTTCTCTCGAAGACGACCTCATGCGCCTGTTCGGCTCTGAGCGTATCGCACGCATCATGGACCGCCTCGGACTGAAAGAAGGCGAGGTAATACAACATTCCATGATTTCAAAATCCATCGAACGTGCACAGAAAAAGGTGGAAGAGAACAATTTCGGTATTCGTAAACGTTTGCTGGAGTACGATGACGTCATGAATTCACAACGCGAAGTTATATACCGTAAACGCCGTCATGCACTACACGGTGACCGCCTGGCTATTGATATTGCCAATATGTTTTATGATGTCTGTGAAAATATTGTAAACGACCATCAGGGACAGCGTGATTTTGAAAGCTTCAAAATTGACATCCTTCGTAACTTTCGTATCGACTCCCCTTTTAATGAGAAAGAGTTTTTCGGTGGCAATGCCGAGCAGCTTACGGAACGCCTCTATGAACTGGCATTTACAACATACCAGAAAAAATCAGAAATCATTTCAGGCGAATCCTACCCCATTATCAAAGATGTTTACGAAAACAATCCCAGACGCTACGAAAATATCGCCATACCTATTACTGACGGAACGAAAACCATGCAGGTGGTGGCAAACCTTCGCCGTTCCTACGAGAACAAAGGCAAAGAAGTAAGTTTATCTATAGAAAAAGGTATCACATTAGCGATTATCGACAATGAGTGGAAAGAACACCTTCGCGAAATGGACGACCTGAAACAATCGGTACAAAGTGCTACCTACGAACAGAAAGACCCGCTGCTGATATACAAATTCGAATCGTACCAGCTGTTTAAAAAGATGATACAGAAGGTTAACAAGGAGATTGTTTCATTTCTGGTGAAAGCTAGCCTGCCATTACGTGAACCGGAACAGATACAGGAAGCACATCAGAGCCGCACAGACATGAGCAACCTGAAACTTGGCCGCGACGAAGGCATGGAACAGGCACGCAGGCAGCAAACAGGAGAAACGCAGAGAAGCCAACCCGTGAAAGCAGAAAAAAAAGTGGGACGAAACGACCCATGTCCCTGCGGAAGCGGAAAGAAATTTAAAAATTGTCATGGAGTTGGACAGTAA
- the rfaD gene encoding ADP-glyceromanno-heptose 6-epimerase, with the protein MSKYLVVTGAAGFIGSCMVGKLNNKGIKDLIIVDDFNKGYKQKNIIDKVYAVHVQRDVFFEWFRENHEDVEFIFHLGARTDTTEFDVNIFNTLNLNYSKQMWQLCSEFGIPLVYASSAATYGLGELGYDDDESLIPQLKPLNPYGESKNEFDKWVIAQKVTPPFWAGLKFFNVYGPNEYHKGRMASVIFHAYNQINETGQMKLFRSHNPQYENGKQMRDFIYVKDVVNVCLFFYLSRKNPGIYNLGTGQARTFLDLVTNTYRAMHLDPKINFIDTPEDIRDKYQYFTEARMEKLRAAGYNIEFTSLEEGIEEYVQSYLMNTLYY; encoded by the coding sequence ATGAGTAAATATTTAGTTGTAACTGGGGCGGCTGGATTTATTGGAAGTTGTATGGTTGGAAAACTCAACAATAAAGGCATAAAAGACCTTATCATTGTAGATGACTTTAATAAAGGATACAAACAGAAAAATATCATTGATAAAGTTTATGCCGTACATGTTCAGCGGGATGTTTTTTTTGAGTGGTTCCGCGAAAACCATGAGGATGTGGAATTTATTTTTCATCTTGGCGCCCGCACCGACACAACAGAATTTGACGTGAACATCTTCAACACCCTGAACCTGAACTACAGCAAACAAATGTGGCAGCTGTGCTCTGAATTCGGGATACCCCTGGTGTATGCTTCTTCGGCAGCAACCTATGGGCTCGGCGAACTTGGTTACGATGATGACGAATCACTGATACCTCAATTAAAACCCCTGAATCCTTATGGGGAATCGAAAAATGAATTCGACAAATGGGTTATTGCTCAAAAAGTGACTCCGCCTTTCTGGGCAGGGCTAAAATTCTTTAATGTTTATGGCCCGAATGAATATCATAAGGGAAGAATGGCCTCGGTGATTTTTCATGCCTACAACCAGATAAATGAAACAGGGCAAATGAAACTTTTCCGCTCACATAACCCTCAATACGAGAACGGAAAACAGATGCGTGATTTTATCTATGTAAAAGATGTGGTAAATGTATGCCTGTTTTTTTACCTCAGCCGCAAAAATCCGGGGATATATAACCTTGGCACCGGCCAGGCACGCACTTTTCTTGACCTTGTTACCAATACTTACCGCGCCATGCACCTTGACCCAAAAATCAATTTTATTGACACACCGGAAGATATCCGCGATAAATACCAGTATTTTACCGAGGCCAGGATGGAGAAGCTCCGGGCAGCCGGCTACAACATTGAATTCACATCGCTGGAAGAAGGTATTGAGGAATATGTGCAATCGTACTTAATGAATACCCTGTATTATTAA
- a CDS encoding AAA family ATPase, which yields MIKEISFKNYKAFEFGKIELKPITLLLGANSVGKSSIVQLLLMLQQTYETKKYKSVLKLNGEFISLGETLNILKDKDKTKTLSLKFKFVSEELYNFIKTDGLKQLSANLIETISYIQRIYNKPLLENELNIALHDKKSNKRDLLRNFTISSKKQLLELVSIIKKAKSELFVKNKFKTSLFDNYVNEIWFFDERISNAIRFVDEIEKTYDLLLSLNTIENEDFSISFELKCIDNKKGTFFKICCISIHNNEKCVLKLEMKPDQRREIYTAFKLNSDYSKLDFINEKITTELEDNINYNSTFFSIVEDCDSKYVYNENIKISSFSKIILKLISIANLEIGYSFEKHNINHVSPLRAHPKRYYFLDKANITTHLDTLDGNSLTEILKENDSLRRKVNNWLSNFGLMLNVDTLQDIIHIIKIKQNNLSLDITDVGFGISQVLPVIVQGFLSFDKSLTIIEQPEIHLHPIMQADLADLFVDIATQKSGKKISPCKYLLIETHSEYLLKRLRRRMSENEKINSDNVAIYYFHPRNEENTGIIERKEINSTGFFDYPKDFYSGELLRDNTEFLKHQIKNK from the coding sequence ATGATAAAAGAAATTAGTTTTAAAAATTACAAAGCTTTCGAATTTGGTAAAATCGAATTAAAACCGATAACCTTATTATTAGGAGCAAATAGTGTCGGTAAAAGTAGTATCGTTCAACTTCTACTTATGCTTCAACAAACATATGAAACAAAGAAATATAAATCTGTTTTAAAGCTAAATGGTGAATTTATTAGTTTAGGCGAAACTTTAAATATATTAAAAGATAAAGATAAAACCAAAACTTTATCATTAAAATTTAAATTTGTTAGTGAAGAACTGTACAATTTTATTAAAACTGATGGATTAAAACAGTTATCTGCAAATCTAATTGAGACCATTTCTTATATCCAAAGGATTTATAATAAACCTTTGCTAGAAAACGAGCTTAATATTGCTTTACATGACAAAAAATCAAATAAAAGAGATTTGTTAAGAAATTTTACAATATCTTCAAAAAAACAGCTTCTAGAATTAGTAAGTATCATCAAGAAAGCAAAATCTGAATTATTTGTAAAAAATAAATTTAAAACATCGCTTTTTGATAATTACGTAAATGAAATTTGGTTTTTTGATGAAAGAATTTCTAATGCAATAAGATTTGTTGATGAAATCGAAAAGACATACGATTTGTTATTAAGTTTAAATACTATAGAAAATGAGGACTTTAGTATAAGTTTTGAACTAAAATGTATTGACAATAAAAAAGGTACTTTTTTTAAAATATGTTGTATTTCTATCCACAATAATGAAAAATGTGTGTTAAAACTTGAGATGAAGCCAGACCAAAGGAGAGAGATTTATACAGCTTTTAAATTGAACTCAGATTATTCAAAATTAGATTTTATAAATGAAAAAATCACAACAGAACTTGAAGATAATATAAATTATAATTCTACTTTTTTTTCAATAGTTGAGGATTGCGATTCAAAATATGTGTATAATGAAAACATTAAAATATCAAGTTTCTCAAAAATAATACTGAAACTTATTTCAATAGCAAATTTGGAAATAGGTTATAGTTTTGAAAAACACAATATTAACCATGTTAGTCCACTTAGAGCACACCCAAAGAGATACTATTTTCTTGATAAAGCTAATATTACTACTCATTTAGATACCCTCGATGGTAATTCACTTACTGAGATTTTAAAAGAAAATGATTCACTCAGGAGAAAGGTTAATAATTGGCTTTCAAATTTTGGACTTATGTTAAATGTAGATACTCTACAAGACATAATACATATTATTAAAATTAAACAAAATAATTTATCACTTGATATTACTGATGTGGGCTTTGGGATATCACAGGTATTGCCTGTTATTGTACAGGGTTTTTTATCGTTTGATAAATCTTTAACTATTATTGAGCAACCCGAGATTCATTTACATCCAATAATGCAAGCTGATTTAGCTGATTTATTTGTTGATATTGCTACTCAAAAATCTGGAAAAAAAATATCACCTTGCAAGTATCTTTTAATTGAGACACATAGTGAATATTTACTTAAAAGATTGAGAAGGCGAATGTCAGAAAATGAAAAAATCAATTCTGACAATGTTGCCATTTACTATTTCCATCCAAGAAATGAAGAAAATACGGGTATTATTGAAAGAAAGGAAATTAACAGCACTGGTTTTTTCGATTATCCAAAAGATTTTTATAGTGGAGAACTCCTAAGGGATAATACAGAATTTCTAAAACATCAAATTAAAAACAAGTAA
- a CDS encoding phage holin family protein, with protein sequence MRFIIKVFFTACAVMLAAYLLDPHVTLVNFWTGVIVALVLAVLNAIVRPILLFISIPATILTLGLFIFVINAVIILLADKLIDDFVTENFWWALLFSIIVSFVSSILNSFINKSKQEQ encoded by the coding sequence ATGAGATTTATCATTAAAGTTTTTTTTACCGCTTGCGCTGTGATGCTGGCAGCCTACCTGCTTGACCCTCATGTGACACTGGTTAATTTTTGGACAGGTGTGATTGTGGCCCTGGTGCTGGCAGTGCTCAATGCCATAGTGAGGCCCATACTTCTTTTTATCAGCATCCCTGCCACCATATTGACCTTAGGACTTTTTATTTTTGTTATTAATGCGGTAATCATCCTTTTGGCCGACAAATTAATTGACGATTTTGTAACAGAGAACTTTTGGTGGGCGCTGTTGTTCAGCATCATTGTTTCCTTTGTGAGCAGCATACTGAATAGTTTTATCAATAAAAGCAAGCAGGAACAGTAA
- a CDS encoding carboxypeptidase-like regulatory domain-containing protein — MGMHRYIIHIFFLLFALNAYAQEKATLHGKVTDKKGEAIELVNVAVLGTTTGTTSDKNGNYRLAVMSGKEITVVFSFIGYHKVEHKITLQPGENKLMNQIMVTVSTEIPTFEYVSKDERAVITRIDHKQADFIPTTSGNAIEELIKKTSLGVYSSNELSSTYSVRGGNFDENLVYVNDIEIYRPLLIRSGQQEGLSFVNADLTSSVLFSSGGFEAKYGDKMSSVLDIQYKKPTKFAGSIMLSLLGASGHVEGASKDGKFTFLLGVRQKSNQYLLNALETKAQYKPSFTDVQLYSTYKINDKWEIGILGNYARNKYMVIPESRETEFGTVKESYQLKIYFDGMELDKINTYLGALTLNYKPKSNMFFKWITSAYKTFETQTYDVQGQYLIGFLEADFGNDNFGEMKQVLGVGTHLQHARDELDATVISSEIKSGYTLKNHYLVYGVRYQHEIIHDDLREWEMVDSSGYSQPHPPDSVGYTNPSLQGFSPLLLQETVISKVNMQSNRVSGYVQDTWTFRIDSARLMLTAGIRAHYWDFNNQVCVSPRLTLSYQPKWKQDIVFRFSTGMYYQPPFYKEIRAFDGTIHPEVKAQRSIHFLLGSDWNFRLWNRPFKFVGEIYYKMLDNLIPYEIDNVRLRYFANNNGKGYATGIDLKINGEFVRGDESWLGISLMQTREKISGEYYYDYYNKNGELIIAGYTLDNVAIDSVKRSPGFIPRPTDQLLNINIFFQDHFPRWPTFKMHLNMVYGTPLSFGPPDHTRYKDTLRMPSYFRVDIGFSKSIIDESKIFRKKSFFRFFKSLWISGEVFNLLGRMNTISYLWVKDVNNRQYAVPNELTKRLFNVKIVVKF, encoded by the coding sequence ATGGGCATGCACAGGTATATCATACATATCTTTTTTTTGCTTTTTGCACTTAATGCCTATGCTCAGGAGAAAGCCACATTGCACGGAAAAGTTACTGATAAGAAAGGTGAGGCCATTGAATTGGTCAATGTTGCTGTTTTGGGTACAACAACAGGAACTACTTCGGATAAAAATGGTAATTACCGGTTGGCTGTGATGTCCGGAAAAGAAATTACGGTAGTATTTTCTTTCATAGGCTACCATAAAGTTGAACACAAAATAACACTTCAGCCCGGAGAGAACAAACTGATGAACCAGATAATGGTTACTGTTTCAACAGAAATTCCGACATTCGAGTATGTTTCCAAAGATGAGCGGGCTGTTATTACGCGTATTGACCACAAGCAGGCCGATTTTATCCCCACAACATCAGGCAATGCCATTGAAGAGCTTATTAAAAAAACAAGCCTGGGAGTGTATTCCAGCAATGAACTAAGCTCCACATATTCTGTCAGGGGCGGAAATTTTGATGAAAACCTGGTTTATGTAAACGATATTGAAATTTACAGGCCTTTGCTGATACGTTCGGGGCAGCAGGAAGGCTTAAGTTTTGTAAACGCCGACCTGACTTCCAGTGTATTGTTTTCATCAGGAGGTTTTGAGGCCAAATATGGCGATAAAATGTCTTCTGTACTTGATATTCAGTATAAGAAGCCGACAAAATTTGCAGGCTCTATCATGCTGAGTTTGCTGGGAGCATCGGGGCATGTGGAGGGCGCAAGTAAAGACGGTAAATTTACTTTTCTCCTGGGCGTTAGGCAGAAGTCCAATCAATACCTGCTGAATGCACTCGAGACCAAAGCGCAGTACAAACCTTCCTTTACCGATGTTCAGTTATATTCCACGTATAAAATTAACGACAAATGGGAGATAGGAATATTAGGCAATTATGCGAGAAATAAGTACATGGTGATACCCGAATCGCGCGAAACAGAATTCGGCACTGTGAAAGAATCTTATCAGCTAAAGATTTACTTTGACGGTATGGAACTTGATAAAATTAATACCTATCTGGGAGCCTTGACATTGAATTACAAGCCAAAGTCGAACATGTTTTTCAAGTGGATAACATCCGCATACAAAACATTTGAAACACAGACTTATGACGTTCAGGGACAATACCTTATAGGCTTTCTTGAAGCTGATTTCGGCAACGATAATTTCGGCGAGATGAAGCAGGTATTGGGAGTTGGCACACATTTACAACACGCAAGGGACGAACTGGATGCAACCGTCATAAGTTCGGAAATTAAAAGCGGTTACACACTTAAAAACCATTATTTGGTTTATGGAGTTCGCTACCAGCACGAAATTATCCATGATGACCTGAGGGAATGGGAAATGGTTGACTCATCAGGGTATTCACAACCTCATCCCCCCGATTCGGTGGGATATACCAATCCTTCACTCCAGGGCTTCAGCCCTTTGCTCTTACAGGAAACTGTTATCAGCAAGGTAAACATGCAAAGCAACCGTGTTTCAGGGTATGTTCAGGACACCTGGACTTTCAGGATTGACAGTGCCAGGCTGATGCTCACAGCAGGAATCAGGGCACATTACTGGGATTTTAACAATCAGGTGTGTGTCAGCCCGCGGTTAACGCTTTCATACCAGCCAAAATGGAAGCAGGACATTGTTTTTCGTTTTTCAACGGGAATGTATTATCAGCCGCCGTTCTATAAAGAGATACGCGCCTTCGACGGAACCATACACCCGGAAGTGAAAGCCCAGCGTTCCATTCATTTTTTGCTTGGCAGTGACTGGAATTTCAGGTTGTGGAACCGTCCTTTTAAGTTTGTGGGAGAAATTTATTATAAAATGCTCGACAACCTTATCCCTTACGAAATTGATAATGTGCGGTTGCGTTATTTTGCCAATAATAACGGAAAAGGTTATGCCACAGGCATTGATCTGAAAATAAATGGAGAATTTGTAAGAGGGGATGAGTCGTGGCTCGGCATATCGTTGATGCAAACGCGTGAAAAAATCTCCGGAGAATATTATTACGACTATTATAATAAAAACGGGGAGTTAATTATTGCAGGCTACACCCTCGACAATGTGGCTATTGACAGCGTGAAAAGAAGCCCGGGGTTTATCCCACGCCCTACCGACCAGCTTTTAAACATCAATATCTTTTTTCAGGACCATTTTCCACGATGGCCAACTTTTAAAATGCACCTGAATATGGTTTACGGCACACCTCTGTCATTCGGCCCTCCTGATCATACAAGGTACAAAGACACACTGCGCATGCCTTCGTATTTCAGGGTGGATATCGGCTTTTCAAAATCCATTATTGATGAAAGCAAGATATTCCGCAAAAAAAGCTTTTTCCGTTTTTTTAAATCCCTGTGGATATCCGGCGAAGTGTTTAACCTTTTAGGACGTATGAACACCATTTCGTATCTGTGGGTAAAAGATGTCAACAACAGACAGTATGCGGTCCCTAATGAACTGACAAAAAGATTGTTTAATGTTAAAATTGTCGTTAAGTTTTAA
- a CDS encoding carboxypeptidase-like regulatory domain-containing protein, which yields MPLKPKRFIASLIVVFFLCNITKGYSQINDTTLVQFSGIVLTDDSLTPIPFVNILVKDSWRGTITDLYGFFSFVAKPKDVVVFNALGYKTVYYTIPDTLSVNRYSLIQVMRQDTLILNETVIYPWPTYEQFKKAFIKLDIPDDELARAQKNITEIKERIINEDLEMNSGMNFRNYIDRRVSQLYFAGQPQPNPLLNVFAWEQFFKAWKDGKFKVKKTD from the coding sequence ATGCCCCTTAAGCCAAAACGCTTCATTGCTTCATTGATTGTTGTATTCTTCCTGTGTAACATCACCAAAGGATACTCCCAGATTAATGACACGACTCTGGTGCAGTTTTCAGGAATTGTACTTACCGATGATAGCTTAACTCCCATTCCATTTGTCAACATTTTGGTTAAAGATTCGTGGCGGGGCACTATTACCGACCTGTATGGATTTTTTTCCTTTGTCGCCAAGCCGAAAGATGTGGTGGTTTTTAATGCGCTTGGCTATAAAACAGTATATTACACCATTCCCGATACGCTCTCTGTGAACCGTTACTCTCTTATACAAGTAATGCGGCAGGATACACTAATCCTTAATGAAACGGTTATCTATCCGTGGCCCACTTACGAGCAATTTAAAAAAGCATTTATAAAACTTGATATCCCTGACGATGAACTTGCCCGTGCTCAAAAAAATATTACCGAAATAAAAGAACGAATCATCAACGAGGACCTGGAAATGAACAGCGGCATGAATTTCAGGAATTATATTGACAGGCGGGTAAGCCAGCTCTATTTTGCCGGGCAGCCGCAACCCAATCCTTTACTGAACGTTTTTGCATGGGAACAGTTTTTCAAAGCATGGAAAGATGGCAAATTCAAAGTAAAAAAAACGGATTAG
- the rpmB gene encoding 50S ribosomal protein L28 produces the protein MSRICEITGKKVIVGNNVSHSNIKTKRKFIPNLQTKKFFIPEENKWITLKVSVAGLRNIDKKGISACLKEAREKGYINK, from the coding sequence ATGTCGAGAATTTGTGAAATCACCGGAAAAAAAGTAATAGTCGGAAATAATGTTTCCCACTCAAACATTAAAACCAAAAGAAAATTTATTCCCAACCTGCAGACAAAAAAATTCTTTATCCCCGAAGAAAACAAATGGATAACTCTGAAGGTTTCTGTTGCAGGGTTAAGAAATATTGATAAAAAAGGGATATCTGCCTGTTTAAAAGAAGCTCGCGAAAAGGGATATATCAATAAATAA